Proteins encoded within one genomic window of Theobroma cacao cultivar B97-61/B2 chromosome 7, Criollo_cocoa_genome_V2, whole genome shotgun sequence:
- the LOC18593773 gene encoding G-type lectin S-receptor-like serine/threonine-protein kinase At4g27290, translated as METISFFLVYLFVFSILRTATAVDTLFPSQSIKDGETLVSADGIFELGFFSPTVSSTSRFLGIWYKKVSNGTVVWVENRETPISDNKGVLLFSNHGILWLLNSTNCTVWSSNTSKAAQEPVAHLLNSGNLVVKNGKDNNPAEDNLWQSFDYPSDTFLPGMKIGKNLVTGFEWFLSSWKSTDDPAPGQYFVRINISGYPQLVIEKGSKIVYRAGSRNGLRFTAMRPNVILFKHEFKLNENEVYYTTEPNSSVVIRDTLNPVGFAQFLFWSDQQRDWKCLSTSYLDQCENYALCGTYATCNENDSPAVCSCLEGFTPKFVGKWNSKVWYDGCVRRTPLVCNNGDSFHKRTGLKLPDTSHSKVNTTMNIKECRQLCLSDCSCTAYTNSDIRKGGSGCLLWFGDLLDMRDDMGQDGQDLYIRLAASEISNIARKRRSTEKERVAIIVGSVIIGMGMLILPVLCIRWRKRNKKGLTRKNHTMDSDEKENEELELPLFTFGTIANATNNFSVDNLLGKGGFGPVYKGTLEEGQEIAVKRLSKNSGQGLKEFKNEVILIAKLQHRNLVKLLGCCIQGDEKLLIYEYMANKSLDYFIFDQTRSKLLDWSTPVNIIGGIARGLLYLHQDSRLRIIHRDLKSGNILLDNAMNPKISDFGLAKTLWGDQTEAKTNRLVGTYGYMSPEYAIDGVFSMKSNVFGFGVLFLEIVSGKKNRGFSHPDHDHNLLGHAWKLWTESRPMELLDDALRNFCLPSEVQRCIHVGLLCVQQRPEDRPHMSSVILMLGSESALPQPKQPWFFTGRNLPEAESSSSNSKSSSANECTITLLKARSLNLSLDKLT; from the exons ATGGAGACGATTTCATTCTTTCttgtatatttatttgttttctcCATCTTAAGGACTGCTACTGCAGTAGATACTCTCTTTCCAAGTCAATCCATTAAAGATGGTGAAACTCTAGTTTCAGCTGATGGGATATTTGAACTGGGATTTTTCAGCCCTACGGTAAGTTCCACAAGTCGATttttaggaatatggtacAAGAAAGTATCTAATGGAACGGTTGTATGGGTGGAAAATAGAGAAACTCCAATTTCTGATAATAAAGGAGTCTTACTTTTCTCCAACCATGGAATTCTTTGGCTTCTGAATAGCACAAATTGCACTGTTTGGTCATCTAATACATCAAAAGCTGCACAAGAACCCGTTGCTCATCTTCTCAACTCAGGAAATCTTGTagtaaaaaatggaaaagacaACAACCCAGCTGAAGACAATCTATGGCAGAGTTTTGATTATCCTTCTGATACGTTTCTTCCAGGAATGAAAATCGGGAAGAACTTAGTCACAGGTTTTGAGTGGTTTCTGTCATCCTGGAAAAGTACAGATGATCCTGCTCCAGGCCAATACTTTGTACGTATAAATATCAGTGGATATCCACAACTAGTAATTGAGAAgggatctaaaatagtatacaGAGCAGGATCACGGAATGGTCTTCGCTTTACAGCGATGAGACCGAATGTAATATTGTTCAAGCATGAATTTAAGTTGAATGAGAATGAAGTCTATTATACAACTGAGCCCAACAGTTCAGTAGTTATTAGGGACACGTTGAACCCAGTAGGCTTTGCCCAGTTCCTTTTCTGGAGTGATCAACAACGTGATTGGAAATGTTTATCAACGTCATATCTTGATCAGTGTGAGAACTATGCCCTTTGTGGAACATATGCTACCTGCAATGAAAATGACTCTCCAGCTGTGTGTTCATGCTTGGAAGGGTTCACGCCCAAATTTGTAGGAAAATGGAATTCAAAAGTTTGGTATGATGGGTGTGTTAGAAGAACTCCATTGGTTTGTAACAATGGAGATAGCTTTCACAAGCGCACGGGTTTGAAATTGCCAGACACGTCCCATTCCAAGGTTAACACGACCATGAACATCAAAGAATGCAGGCAGTTATGTTTGAGTGATTGCTCTTGCACTGCATATACAAATTCAGATATTAGAAAGGGGGGAAGCGGATGCCTGCTGTGGTTTGGTGATCTGTTGGACATGAGAGATGATATGGGGCAGGATGGGCAAGACCTTTATATTCGACTTGCTGCTTCTGAAAT ATCTAATATCGCACGAAAAAGGCGGTCCACGGAGAAAGAGCGAGTAGCAATTATAGTCGGCTCTGTCATAATAGGAATGGGAATGCTGATACTACCTGTCTTGTGTATACGGTGGAGGAAACGTAATAAGAAAG GATTGACAAGAAAGAATCACACAATGGACTCCGATGAAAAGGAGAATGAAGAGCTGGAATTGCCATTATTTACTTTTGGGACCATAGCCAATGCGACAAATAACTTTTCTGTCGACAACTTGCTGGGAAAAGGTGGATTTGGACCAGTGTACAAG GGTACACTGGAAGAGGGGCAAGAGATAGCAGTAAAGAGACTGTCAAAGAATTCTGGACAAGGACtgaaagaattcaaaaatGAAGTTATTTTGATCGCCAAACTTCAGCACCGCAATCTTGTAAAGCTTCTTGGCTGTTGCATTCAAGGAGATGAAAAGTTGTTAATCTATGAATACATGGCCAACAAAAGTTTGGACtactttatttttg ATCAAACAAGAAGCAAACTACTAGACTGGAGTACACCGGTGAATATTATTGGTGGAATTGCTCGAGGACTTCTTTATCTTCATCAAGACTCTAGACTTAGAATAATCCACAGAGATCTCAAGTCCGGTAACATTTTACTGGATAATGCAATGAACCCAAAAATCTCAGATTTTGGCTTAGCTAAAACACTTTGGGGAGACCAAACTGAGGCCAAAACAAATAGACTAGTCGGAACATA TGGTTATATGTCTCCCGAGTATGCCATTGATGGGGTTTTCTCAATGAAATCTAACGTCTTTGGCTTTGGGGTTCTTTTCCTTGAGATAGTAAGCGGAAAGAAGAACAGGGGATTTTCCCACCCAGATCATGATCATAATCTACTCGGACAT GCATGGAAACTATGGACAGAAAGCAGGCCAATGGAACTGCTTGATGATGCTCTTAGGAACTTTTGCTTGCCATCTGAAGTTCAGCGATGCATTCATGTGGGACTGCTGTGCGTGCAGCAACGACCAGAAGATAGACCACACATGTCTTCTGTAATTCTAATGCTAGGCAGTGAAAGTGCATTGCCACAACCAAAGCAGCCATGGTTTTTCACAGGCAGGAATCTGCCTGAAGCTGAGTCTTCATCAAGCAACAGTAAATCATCTTCTGCAAATGAGTGCACCATTACCCTGTTAAAGGCACGGTCGTTGAATTTGTCGCTTGACAAATTGACGTAG